The region CTTACTTGACCACAGATGCTTGTTTTAAGTAACAAGTAATGCATATATCAACTAGATCACACCTTCCAAGAAATCTTTGGTAGAAAATTAAACCACtcttaccccccccccccaacattCACATGCATATTTAACATTAACCATATTTCTGTTTTGAATTCCAAAATCATGAAGACCAAAAGCCCCCAACCACAGAACAAAAATCTTGATGAATGTAAAATAAACAAAGATTGGCAAACGCCCAGGGTTTTCACAAGCCTATGCACTCAGCCACAAAATGCACATGAAGGAtagacattgaagagaggtaaaTAATCTGTTACGTAAGCCCAGCAGGCTGGTCTCTATTATTTCAGGGAGTTAGTGATTGTAAGATAGAGTCTAACAGAATTGACAGAGATTGGCTATAAAGAGAACGGGAGAGAGCTACGGGTCATCAGATATTTTGCTGAATATTTGGAAGGAGTTTCAGGTTACTCAAACACCTGGGTAATCATTGATATACTCTTAACCTTTGACTATGTTCCAGTATCACAATGGTACAGAAATAGGGATTGGGGATCAATTCAACATTCCTTGTACTAGAAAAAGAATAAACTAATTACCGGAATATAGTAGCCAGTGTCTGGGGTACCATCTGGATTCAGTGTTGGAACCAGTAAAAGAGCGAATTTCTGACCCACCTTTAACGGATATAACTCAGAATTGATGTCTAGGTGCATAAACATGTCAAATCTTTCACTTCTTGCTTCAATGCGGGTAACTTGAGCAGAAAACCAAAGGATTAGAATTAGAATAGAATACACAACAATATTGCATGTCACTAATAGGAGCAAATGATCCCACTCATCATATTCATGTTAAAAAATTGAGACTACAAAAAGGCAGATGGGAACACAAGAtacagaagaaaaaaaggacATGTAGCATAAACAGGGAATGCAACTAAAAACAGCAAGCTCTGAAAAATGATGTTGAATAAGGATAAACCGAGAGACAACATTAGACTGAATCGGTGTGTGTAAACTACACAGCGGAGGTCAAGCATTATAGTTACctgataataatatatcatatcCTAGTTTCCCTATTTACATGAAATTGTGTTACCTAATAATAATAAGTATAAGATATCTAACACTTATCTATAAGATTTCTAACAAAAGAGAATTCATTTTTCTAGGAAGACATGCATTACAAAGGGTGACTTGCCTCCAGATATATCTTTTGAACTAAAGTTAAAGTCTTtcactcttcatcttcatcgtgACATTAACAACAATATACAAACATGTGAATATGAATCTTCTTTCATCATTCAGAAATAATAAAGAACAGCAAGTTAAACTAAGCCAATATACagacaaaattgaaaaatatacatgataaataataataatacctTTCTCAAATAATTTCTTGTCATCTGGGTTTAATTTTTCCACTCTAAAGATATCGTCAAAGAGAATCTCAACCATCGTAGACGTAGCGGTCTCCTCACTAAAGCTGAAAAAATAGGTAAAGGTCAAATATCAACCAAACACAgcgtgtctttttttttttggtaaatcaaCACACGTGTCTAAAATACTAAAGAATTCTACTGAGAATTTATTTTAGAATGTGGCTTTTTAAGAGAGCCTGGAACGATCCATTTGTTATGGTTAGAACCTGATTAAACTAATACTAACAAAAGTAGTAGTATTTTTCATTTCTCGTAAATATTGAGAAGACTTACAATGAAATAGACACAAAAGAAATGATAAAGTTTCTTCAAgcttttaaaaacagaaaataaataaataaaaactaaaattttgATGTTATCCTAAGACCTAAAGCTAAAATACTAGCAGACACTCTTCAGGTAACCATACTGTACATAACTATATCCCAGAGCACCCAAAGGTTTTCAGGGGGCTTTCTGTtccattttaaattaaattcaaaagGGAATAGAGGGTTCCTAGAAATTAATAACTCTAATTCCAAGAACACATAAACAAGTATATTAATTTGCCAGTCAACTACTCAGCCATAAGACATATCTCATGAGAAATTATAGCTCAAACACATGTCCAGGCCATAAACTCAGTAATGCCATCCTCAAGGATCCAAATTTCTCAAGCACAACATAATCGTACAATTTTTCCACTCTTCTCCATATACCAAGATCGATTTCCATTGGCCAAATCATTCGATTTTCATATCCATAATTCACCAAACTTGAACTCTTCAAATCTAACACTTAAATCAATATAGTAAGCTAAGTTCACAAACAATTATAAACTAAAtaatagaagaaaaaagaatttccaaacaataGTATAAATTTCAACATGTTCAAGGGCTTAGGCAAGAAGAGTTCATCAATTGGATCATTAACTTATTTCAGAAAGTACAGCAAACACATCCATCATTAAAATCACACAATCAACCTCATTTTGCACCACAATTTAGAGACATACAGCAGCAAAAGTTTCACAGCACATAACAAtaaaataatacaattttttaccATCTATATAATAATCATAAATCACACACTCCACACGCTAATTCCAACTCAAAATTCATCAAAAAATCTTATCCAAAAATTTTGAAGGCTCTATTCAGCAACCCGAAACAATTTATCTCAAAAGAAGGCAACTTTAAGCACATAGATACAACACCCACCATATATTATTCCCCAAAGATTACAAGCTTTACAAACAAAACCAAATGTTAATCGCATTAAGCAACAGAGCATGTGAATTTAACAATAAATGATCAAAGAACTTACTCACTACCCAGTCACCTTGGCCACAATCGAAGGGTCTCTCCGATTCACTAATTTACAACAAAATCAAAACCCTAAGTTTTTATCAGCTCATGAATTTGAGAGTTGGCAAGCATGAATGCAACACAGAACCCCAAATTCATGATCCCAGAACAGAACACACAAAAATTACCATAAATTAAGCGTATTTGAAGTTCAGATTCCATCGTACCTTGTATGAAAATGAATCGCAAGCTGCGCGAGGGTGTTGTGAGATCTTCTTCCTCCAAGGCCTTCCCTTTGATAGTGTATGAAGATCCTTTTGGAgacaaagagagaaagagagttagCAAGGTACAGAAAAAGGAAGAACAGTGGAGAAGTGGGGGCATAGGTGGGACTGTGGGAGTGAAGAAGTCACTGTAAGAAAAGGTTAGTTGGGGATGACAAACCCTATTAAATAAACCAGGTAGTATCCCGTACGAGGCACGGttgctgatttttttttataaatataatattataacatgataagttaaaaataaaatataagtaTATCAGTGCacatattttgattttgtttcgtactaaaaattaagaatttaatGTGTATGCACCGTTAGTATGAATTTTatttacacaatcattcaattGAATTCTATCACATCAGCAAGTATATTAcggttttaattaaaatttaaggtGAAATTTATTATTCCACCTATGTGGCATGGTGTAATGGTTGTTATTGTAACTGTGCATATCTATTaaactcaaaaataaataacatatcCATTCTATCGAATATAATAAGATTCAATCATATTTGATCACTTTctattttcctatttttaatatataatttgatTTAATTATGATGTCATACAAAAAAGAGTAAATCaaataaaatgacaaaatattAAAACCTATCCGTCTAAATAAACAAGAACGAATTTTAATCTATTTTTCAACCTTGTTATTTTGACAATGATAAATTTTCACTGAAAACAAACTCTCAtacatcaaagaaaaaaattcactaTCGGTGT is a window of Lotus japonicus ecotype B-129 chromosome 5, LjGifu_v1.2 DNA encoding:
- the LOC130720240 gene encoding DNA-directed RNA polymerases II, IV and V subunit 8B-like, yielding MVEILFDDIFRVEKLNPDDKKLFEKVTRIEARSERFDMFMHLDINSELYPLKVGQKFALLLVPTLNPDGTPDTGYYIPGNRQSLADNFEYVMYGKLYKISEGSGREKAELNISFGGLLMMMKGDHSHCNKFELDQRLYLLMRKV